The following proteins are co-located in the [Chlorobium] sp. 445 genome:
- a CDS encoding class 1 fructose-bisphosphatase, with the protein MAELITIERHILEQQRKFPSASGELTQLLSDVTFAAKLVRREVIRAGLVDILGSAGKQNVQGEEVKKLDQFANEKFIQAIGHHGRFAVMASEENEDIIIPPMESSGKYVLIFDPLDGSSNIDANVSVGTIFSIYKRKSPVGTPATVQDCLQKGVEQVAAGYVIYGSSVMLVYTTGQGVHGFTLDPTIGEFLLSHPNITIPKRGKIYSINEGYYRYFFDGIKKYIKYLQHEDKATNRPYSGRYIGSLVADFHRNLLYGGIFIYPRTKKAPEGKLRLLYEANPLAFVCEQAGGRATDGYKRILDIVPEKLHQRTPLFIGSEEDVKIAEEFEQGLREVEHDTELIPSMLAEVSRAESTLLR; encoded by the coding sequence ATGGCGGAGTTAATCACGATTGAGCGTCATATTCTTGAGCAGCAGCGCAAATTTCCCAGCGCAAGCGGCGAACTCACCCAATTACTTTCTGATGTAACGTTTGCAGCAAAACTTGTACGGCGAGAAGTCATTCGTGCAGGATTGGTCGATATTCTTGGCTCGGCAGGCAAGCAAAATGTGCAAGGTGAAGAAGTCAAGAAATTAGATCAATTTGCAAATGAAAAGTTTATTCAGGCGATCGGTCATCATGGACGTTTTGCAGTAATGGCATCTGAAGAAAACGAGGATATTATCATTCCCCCGATGGAATCGTCAGGAAAATATGTGCTGATCTTTGATCCGCTTGATGGCTCTTCGAACATTGATGCAAATGTCAGTGTCGGCACAATTTTTTCTATCTACAAGCGCAAATCCCCGGTAGGTACACCGGCAACGGTTCAAGATTGCTTGCAGAAAGGCGTAGAGCAAGTTGCAGCAGGCTATGTGATTTATGGCTCATCGGTGATGCTGGTCTACACAACAGGGCAAGGTGTTCACGGCTTTACCTTAGACCCAACAATTGGCGAATTTTTGCTCTCGCATCCAAACATCACTATACCCAAGCGTGGTAAGATTTATTCCATCAATGAAGGCTACTACCGCTATTTCTTTGATGGTATCAAAAAATACATCAAGTATTTGCAGCACGAAGATAAAGCAACCAATCGTCCGTACTCTGGGCGATACATCGGCTCGCTTGTAGCAGATTTCCACCGCAATTTGCTCTATGGAGGTATCTTCATCTATCCACGCACCAAGAAAGCGCCAGAAGGCAAATTGCGTTTGCTCTATGAAGCCAATCCATTGGCATTTGTGTGTGAACAGGCTGGTGGCAGAGCGACGGATGGCTACAAGCGCATTTTGGATATTGTGCCTGAAAAACTGCATCAACGCACACCGCTTTTCATTGGCAGCGAAGAAGATGTCAAAATCGCAGAAGAATTTGAGCAGGGCTTGCGTGAAGTAGAGCACGATACCGAACTAATCCCGAGTATGCTTGCAGAAGTCTCGCGTGCTGAATCGACACTCTTGCGCTAA
- a CDS encoding 50S ribosomal protein L13, whose product MKIDTQSFRTYSAKPLEVARKWYIVDAEGKTLGRLVSKIATILRGKHKPQFTPHVDTGDFVIVVNAAKVKLTGAKPQKKMYYHNTLYPGGARWEKFADILQKKPERIIEEAVWGMLPKGNLGRQIYKKLKVYAGPEHPHAAQKPEKLELA is encoded by the coding sequence ATGAAGATTGATACGCAGAGTTTTCGCACTTACTCAGCAAAGCCGCTCGAAGTGGCGCGCAAGTGGTATATCGTCGATGCAGAAGGCAAAACACTCGGTCGACTGGTAAGCAAAATTGCGACGATCTTGCGTGGTAAGCACAAGCCGCAGTTTACGCCGCATGTGGACACAGGCGACTTTGTGATTGTAGTCAATGCAGCAAAAGTCAAATTGACGGGCGCAAAACCACAGAAAAAGATGTATTACCACAACACGCTCTATCCGGGCGGTGCACGCTGGGAAAAATTTGCAGACATCTTGCAAAAGAAACCTGAGCGCATTATTGAAGAGGCGGTGTGGGGCATGTTGCCAAAAGGCAACCTCGGGCGACAAATCTACAAGAAACTCAAAGTCTATGCAGGCCCAGAACACCCACACGCTGCACAAAAACCTGAAAAACTCGAACTTGCCTAA